The Porites lutea chromosome 11, jaPorLute2.1, whole genome shotgun sequence genome includes a region encoding these proteins:
- the LOC140953087 gene encoding Golgi-associated plant pathogenesis-related protein 1-like: protein MRSLPVGLFLVAFLTICSGAPSFNRVGRPRFFLRDEKRTAGNVDMEACLKAHNQLRAKHNALPLSWDTKLANDAQKWANDLVKLGKMMHATGTGEGENLYWSASTSKVATCVDAVEAWASEEKDYPVDHPPQTFEEFANNGKAIGHYTQEVWKATKKVGVAIATKKDGVFFNTYIVARYYPPGNMLGDFGSNVE from the exons ATGCGAAGCCTTCCAGTTGGTTTGTTTCTTGTTGCCTTTTTGACCATCTGTTCCGGTGCCCCTTCTTTTAACCGTGTTGGACGTCCGCGCTTTTTCCTGAGAGACGAAAAAAGAA CCGCCGGCAACGTGGACATGGAAGCTTGTTTAAAAGCGCATAATCAGCTGCGAGCCAAACACAATGCCCTACCCTTATCTTGGGACACGAAACTCGCTAATGATGCGCAGAAATGGGCCAATGATCTCGTCAAACTAGGAAAAATGATGCACGCGACAGGTACTGGTGAAGGCGAAAATCTCTACTGGTCTGCGAGTACTTCGAAAGTCGCCACTTGCGTAGATGCAGTAGAAGCATG GGCTTCAGAAGAGAAAGACTACCCAGTTGACCATCCACCGCAAACATTTGAAGAATTCGCAAATAATGGTAAAGCCATTGGTCACTATACACAG GAAGTTTGGAAGGCAACTAAAAAAGTGGGTGTAGCCATTGCGACAAAGAAAGATGGCGTTTTCTTCAACACATACATCGTGGCACGATATTATCCGCCTGGAAACATGCTGGGGGATTTTGGAAGCAACGTTGAGTAG